Proteins co-encoded in one Carassius carassius chromosome 35, fCarCar2.1, whole genome shotgun sequence genomic window:
- the LOC132115619 gene encoding piggyBac transposable element-derived protein 3-like, with translation MRDEETAPQPKKRARLGTDLTETAKDGTVWREEQVGTRLPFTPIKAYAADGEPTAKARKSISSRLQSFLCFITLDMLHSIQEWTIQHAQETEHVHWFMALPELMASIAIVILRGLTKVPSLRDCWSANLGNPHIIGTMPRNRFQDIMRQLRFDDRSTQSDRAKTDKFAAISSVWGSFVTNCITSYNPGLHFTVDEQLFPSKTRCCFLQYIATKPDKFGIKFWVACDLKSKYICNVLPYLGKDPSRPSGERLSENVVMRLMEPFLDKGRNVTTDNFFTSLSLAHKLLSWKTTILGTVNKIRREIPQSARHTDRNEFTTQVFSTTAATLTAYAPKRKKTVYILSSMHSVIQNDNTTKRKPNTVTLYNTTKCGVDVMDQMLREYTVRTGTRCWPVAVFYNMIDMAALNAHVLYQACTGRQERRVDFLVELARELANSHMCAKKARKEQLLRTQPSTPSPGKRAMCQVKHQCKNNHATVRCVHCYRYTCGKGRREIPWQCQDCE, from the exons ATGAGGAGACTGCTCCTCAACCAAAAAAGAGAGCCCGTTTGGGGACTGACCTGACAGAGACAGCGAAAGATGGCACAGTGTGGCGTGAAGAACAGGTGGGGACGCGTCTCCCTTTCACCCCAATCAAAGCATACGCTGCAGATGGAGAGCCAACGGCTAAGGCCAGGAAAAGTATCTCGAGTCGCCTTCAGAGCTTCCTGTGTTTCATCACTCTTGACATGCTTCATAGCATTCAAGAATGGACTATTCAACATGCACAGGAAACGGAGCATGTTCATTGGTTCATGGCCCTCCCTGAACTAATGGCATCTATTGCAATTGTCATCTTGCGGGGGCTTACCAAGGTTCCATCACTACGTGACTGCTGGTCAGCAAACCTGGGAAACCCACATATCATTGGAACAATGCCGCGAAACCGCTTCCAAGACATCATGCGACAACTACGCTTTGATGACAGGTCCACCCAGAGTGATCGAGCAAAGACTGATAAGTTTGCTGCAATTTCCAGTGTGTGGGGATCATTTGTCACCAATTGCATCACGTCCTACAACCCTGGTCTACATTTCACCGTTGATGAACAGCTTTTCCCGTCAAAGACTCGCTGCTGTTTCCTGCAGTATATTGCAACTAAACCTGACAAGTTTGGGATCAAGTTTTGGGTGGCTTGCGACCTAAAATCCAAGTACATTTGTAATGTCCTCCCATATCTTGGCAAGGACCCTAGTCGTCCCAGTGGAGAGAGACTGTCTGAAAATGTAGTGATGAGGCTGATGGAACCATTCCTAGACAAGGGCAGAAATGTTACCACGGACAATTTCTTCACATCGCTGTCACTTGCGCATAAACTTCTTAGCTGGAAAACCACCATCCTCGGCACAGTCAACAAGATTCGCCGGGAAATCCCTCAATCCGCTAGACACACAGATCGCAATGAATTCACCACTCAG GTGTTTTCAACCACTGCTGCTACGCTGACGGCGTATGCGCCCAAACGGAAAAAGACCGTCTACATTCTTAGCAGCATGCACAGCGTGATTCAGAATGATAATACCACCAAAAGGAAGCCAAACACTGTCACCCTTTACAACACCACAAAGTGCGGCGTGGATGTGATGGACCAGATGTTGCGGGAGTACACTGTCCGCACAGGGACACGGTGCTGGCCAGTTGCCGTGTTCTATAACATGATTGACATGGCAGCACTGAATGCACATGTGCTGTATCAAGCATGCACCGGAAGGCAGGAAAGACGGGTGGACTTCCTGGTGGAGCTTGCAAGAGAGTTGGCTAACTCTCATATGTGTGCGAAGAAGGCAAGAAAAGAACAATTGCTTCGGACACAACCCTCCACACCTAGCCCTGGAAAAAGAGCCATGTGTCAGGTCAAACACCAATGCAAGAACAATCATGCCACTGTGCGATGTGTTCACTGCTACAGATACACATGTGGTAAAGGCAGACGGGAGATACCATGGCAGTGCCAGGATTGTGAGTGA